From the genome of Streptomyces sp. NBC_01304:
AGTACTTGGCGACGTCGTTGGCGATGGAGAAGGTCGTCAACGCGCCTCGGGTGATGAGGAGTTGCTTGCCGATCTCGACGATCTCGATGAGCTTGGTCGGGTTGGAGTCGAGGTCGACCATGTTCCCGGCTTCCTTGGCTGCGGAAGTTCCGGTGTTCATGGCGACGCCCACGTCGGCCTGCGCGAGGGCGGGCGCGTCGTTGGTGCCGTCGCCCGTCATCGCGACCAGCTTGCCGCCGGCCTGCTCGCGCTTGATCAGGGCCATCTTGTCCTCGGGGGTCGCCTCCGCGAGGAAGTCGTCGACGCCCGCCTCCTCGGCGATCGCCTTCGCCGTCAGCGGGTTGTCACCCGTGATCATGACGGTCTTGATGCCCATGCGGCGCAGTTCGTCGAACCGCTCCCGCATCCCGTCCTTCACCACGTCCTTGAGGTGGATGACGCCCAGGATCCGTGCCCCCTCCCCGTCGTGGACGGCCACGAGCAGCGGCGTACCGCCCGCCTCGGAGATGGAGTCGGAGACCGTGGCCGCGTCGTCGGCGACCGCACCGCCCTGCTCGGTCACCCAGGCCATGACGGAACCGGTCGCGCCCTTGCGGACCTTGCGCCCGTCCACGTCCACGCCCGACATGCGGGTCTGGGCGGTGAACTCGATCCAGGTCGCGTGCGTCAGCTCGCCCTGGTGGCGCTCGCGCAGGCCGTACTTCTCCTTCGCCAGAACGACGATCGAGCGGCCCTCCGGGGTCTCGTCGGCCAGCGAGGACAGCTGGGCCGCATCGGCGACCTCGGCCTCCGTCGTCCCCCGTACCGGCACGAACTCGGCGGCCTGACGGTTGCCCAGGGTGATCGTCCCGGTCTTGTCGAGAAGCAGCGTCGACACGTCACCTGCGGCCTCAACTGCCCTTCCGGACATGGCCAGTACGTTGCGCTGGACGAGGCGGTCCATGCCCGCGATGCCGATCGCCGAGAGCAGCGCCCCGATCGTCGTCGGGATGAGGCAGACCAGGAGCGCGGTGAGCACGATCAGGGAGGTCTGCTTGTCGGCACCCGCGTACATCGCGAAGGGCTTCAGCGTGACGACCGCGAGCAGGAAGACGATCGTCAGCGAGGCGAGCAGGATGTTGAGCGCGATCTCGTTGGGCGTCTTCTGGCGGGCGGCGCCCTCGACCAGGTTGATCATGCGGTCGATGAAGGTCTCGCCCGGCTTCGTCGTGATCTTGATGACGATGCGGTCGGAAAGGACCTTCGTGCCACCGGTGACGGCACTGCGGTCACCGCCCGACTCCCGGATGACCGGCGCCGATTCACCGGTGATCGCGGACTCGTCGACGGAAGCGACCCCCTCGACGACGTCACCGTCGCCGGGAATGATGTCGCCCGCCTCGCACACCACCAGGTCACCGATGCCGAGGTCCGTACCCGGCACCTGCTCCTCGCTCGTGCCGTCCTTGGACAGCCGCCGCGCCACCGTGTCCGTCTTGGCCTTGCGCAGGGTGTCCGCCTGCGCCTTGCCCCGGCCCTCGGCGACCGCCTCCGCCAGGTTCGCGAAGACCGTCGTCAGCCACAGCCAGGCCGCGATGACCCAGCCGAACCAGTCCCCGGGGTTCTTGACGGCGAGCACGGTCGTCAGGACCGAGCCGACCAACACCACGAACATCACCGGGGACTTGACCATCACCCGGGGGTCCAGCTTGCGGACCGCGTCCGGCAGCGAATCGACCAGGGCCTTGGGGTCGAAGACGCCCGCACCGACCCGGCTTCCTCCGTCGTGTTCCCCCGTGTGCGTGTGTGTGCTCATGCCGCCAGTCCTTCCGCGAGCGGGCCGAGGGCCAGGGCCGGGAAGAAGGTGAGGCCCGTGACGATCAGGATCGTGCCGACCAACAGGCCGGTGAACAGCGGCTTTTCGGTACGCAGCGTGCCCGCGGTGGCCGGGATCGGGGTCTGCTCCGCCAGCGAACCGGCCAGCGCGAGCACGAACACCATCGGCAGGAAGCGGCCGAGCAGCATGCACAGGCCCAACGCGGTGTTGTGGTAGGTGGTGTTGCCGTCGAAGCCGGCGAAGGCCGAGCCGTTGTTGTTGGACGCCGAGGTGTAGGCGTACAGGACTTCCGAGAAGCCGTGCGGGCCGATGTTCGTCATCGAGGACTCGCCCGTGCCGAGCGCCATCGCGAGGGCCGTGCCGACCAGTGCCAGGGCCGGGGTGATCAGGATGTAGCAGGCGGCCAGCTTGATCTCGCGCGTGCCCAGCTTCTTGCCCAGGTACTCCGGGGTACGGCCGACCATCAGCCCGGCCAGGAACACCGCGATGATCGCCATGATGAGCATGCCGTACAGGCCGCAGCCGACACCGCCGGGCGCGATCTCGCCGAGCATCATGCCGAGCAGCAGCACCCCGCCGGACAGGCCGCTGAAGGAGTCGAGGAAGGAGTTGACCGAGCCGGTCGACGTCATCGTGGTGGACACCCCGAACAGCGCCGACGGGCCCTCGCCGAAGCGCTGCTCCTTGCCCTCCATCGCGCCGCCCGCCAGCTGCGAGGCAGTCCCCGGGTGCGCGTACTCGATCCAGGTCACCAGGACGACGCCGACGAACCAGATGAGGCCCATCGCCGCGACGATCGCGTACCCCTGGCGGACCGAGCCGACCATCCTGCCGAAGGTGCGCGGCAGCGAGAACGGGATCAGGAGGAGAAGGAAGATCTCCAGGAGGTTGGTGAAGCCGTTGGGGTTCTCGAAGGGGTGCGCGGAGTTGGCGTTGAAGTAGCCGCCGCCGTTGGTGCCCAGGTCCTTGATGGCTTCCTGCGAGGCGACCGCGCCCGGGCTGATCGCCTGCTGCTCGCCGGTGAGCGTGGTGAGGTGCTGGATGCCGGAGAAGTTCTGGATGGCGCCGGCGGCGACCAGCAGGATCGCCGCCAGGATCGAGAGCGGGAGCAGGATGCGTACGGTGCCGCGCACCAGGTCCGCCCAGAAGTTGCCGAGCTCGCCGGTGCGGGCGCGGGCGAAGCCTCGGATCAGGGCGACGGCGACCGCCATGCCGACCGCCGCCGAGACGAAGTTCTGCACGGCCAGGCCGCCGGTCTGGGTGAGGTGGCTCATCGCCGATTCACCCGAGTACGACTGCCAGTTGGTGTTCGACACGAAGGATGCGGCGGTGTTGAACGCCTGGTCCGCGCTGATCGCCGGGAAGCCGAGCGACAGCGGCAGCTTGTCCTGGACGCGCTGGAGCACGTACAGGAAGAGGACGCCCACGAGGGAGAAGGCGAGGACGGCGCGCAGATAGGCGGGCCAGTGCATCTCCACGTCGGGGCGGGCGCCGATGGATTTGTAGATCCACTTTTCGAGGCGGAGGTGCCGCTTCGACTCGGGCTCGTAGACACGGGCCATGTAGTCGCCCAGCGGGCGATGTGCCAGGGCCAGTGCGGCGATCAGCGTGGCGACCAGAAGGACGTCGGCCAGTACGGGACTCATCGCTCAGAACCTCTCCGGTTTGACGAGGGCGAGGACGAGATAGCCGAGGAGGGCGACGGCGACGATCAGCCCGATGATGTTTTCTGCGCTCACAGCTTGGCCACCCCCTTGGCGATGAGGGCCACCAGCGCGAAGACCGCGACCGTGGTGACGACGAAGAGCACGTCGGCCATCCTGAGCTCCCGAATTAAGGGGTTTAGCACTACTTGCGGTGGTTTTCCCCATACGGTGCACGGTTGGCGGCGACCGCTCTCCCCACGACACGGCGGCGAGCGCCGTCAAAGTTGGATTTCCGACGCGTCAGCTTCGTGTCAACGCCCTGGTCGACGGCCCGCACCCTTCCTATGGTCGGATCCATGACCGCCCCCGAAGGCGCCCCCGAAGCCGTGCTCCACGACCGGAACTGGGCCAGTGAGCGCCGCGAGGCACTGCTCTGCGCCGGCGCGCTGCTCGCCCTGCTGCTCCTGATCGACACCGCCGCGAACGGCCTCGACCCGGGCCGCACCGCACTGTGGGCGGGGCTCGCCCTGCTGCTCTTCGCCGTGCTCCGGCCACCCCTGGTCACCGCGGGCGAGGGCTGGCTGACCTCGCGCGGGATGCTGCGCACCCAGAGCGTGCGGACCGACTGCCTGGTGTCGGTGCGCTGGCTCGACGGGGTCGCCCAGCGGTTGGTCCTGCGCGACCTCTACGGCGTACGCGTCGAACTCGACCCGAAGGTCCTCACGGCCAACCCCGACCTGTGGCACCGGCTCGAACGGGACGCCCGTACGTCCACCGAGCGCGGCCTGCTGACCTGCGGGGCAACCGCGCTGCGGCAGCTGTCGCGGCGCATCGACAGCGATACCGCGCACCTGCTCTTCAAGGTGTCGGGGCTCGACTAGCCCGCCCCGCGGGACCGGGATGCGGGCGCGGGACCAGGACCGGGACGCGGGCGCGGGACCGGGACGCGGGCGCGGGCCGCGGTGGCCAAAAGCGCACCACGGACCACCACGCACTGGTGTCGATCCATTACCTTGCGTTGCTGATGGCACATCAGAAATGTGAGGAGACATCCGAGTTGAACCGAATCCGCCGCTCCTTATCGGCCCTGGGCATCACCGCCGCCCTGGTCGCGGTCCCCACCACCGCGAGCGCCGCCACCCCTGACGACCGGCCCACCACGGCCCGCCCCGCCCCCTGCACGGGCGAGTTCCACGGCGACAAGCGGCTCGGCCCCCGGCATCTGCCCGCCAAGTCCGAGGCGCCGGTCGGTCCCCTGCTCAAGAAGTGGAAGCGCACCGGGAAGCTGAACGACGCGGCCTTCGTGACCAAGTACTGGGAGGGCCCCGCCGACACCGGCAGTTGGAAGTACCCGCCCAACGACGGCTTCGCCGAGGTGAACGGCGAGATCGACAAGGAACCGGCCAAGCTGCGCACCGGACAGCGCCTGGACCGCTTCGGCTCCGAGTACGGCGCGTTCCTGGCCCCGGCCGGGGACCCGTACAAGGAACGCGCTCTTCCCCCGACGAACCTCAACTCCCCCTCCCCGGCGGAGCCTTGCAACTATCACGTGTACAAGGTGACCAAGCCCTTCTGGGTGTGGCAGGGCGGCATCGCGCCCTGGTTTGAACAGCCTGGGGGCGGGCAACAGATCAAGCTCGACTCCGTGTTCCTGGACCCGGGCGAGGGGCAGCGGCTCAATGTGAAGTGGCTCCTTGAACACGGCTATCTGGCCGCGGCGCAACCCTAGGCGTCGCGGCACAACGGGAGGCGGCCCTCATGTTGCGTGGCATAGACGTCAGTTCGTACCAGTCCTCGTTCGGCACGGACGGCGTCGACTTCGTGATCGTCAAGGCGACGGAGGGCCGCTCCTACATCAACCCCCGCATGAACGCCCAGGCCAAGAAGGCGCGGGACGCGGGGTGCGTGGTGGGCTTCTACCACTTCCTCTGGCCGGGGAACATCGCGGCCCAGGCCGAGTACTTCGTGACGAAGGCGGCGGAGCACGGCGGGGATCTGCTGGCCTGCGACTGGGAGACGACCGGGGAGGGGACGCATGCGAGCAATGCGCAGAAGGATCAGTTCATCAAGGAAGTGAAGCGGCTGCGGCCGAACCATCGCGTCCTGCTCTACACCAATCGAAATTACTGGCTGAACGTGGACACGACGAGCTACGCGGGCGACGGTCTCTGGATCGCCGACTACGTCACGGCCGGCAAGCCGCGCATCAAGGCCGATTGGCGCTTCCACCAGTACACGGACCAGCCGCTCGACAAGAACGTGGCGGACTTCGCGAGCCGGGACGCGCTGCGGGAGTGGGCGACGCCCTAGGGCCTGTCCGGCGGATCTTCGCGGGCCCACGACGCCTGGCACGCACTCTCGCCGCACGCCCGAATCACCCAAGTACGTCCAGTACGAGGGCGATCCGGGCGCACGCCGAGAGCACGCACCAGACGCCGCGGGCTCTTCCGCGAAGATCCGCCGGACACGCCCTAGCCCCTCAGGTGGCCCTCAGTTGCCCCTCCGGTGCCCCTCAGCCGCGCCAAGGTCCGCTCCAGCTCGGCCCGGACCTCCTTGCCCGCCCGCGTCGCGTCGCCGTCCCGGATCGCCTGGACCAGGGCGGCGTGCGCCGGGCCGGGGTCGTCGGTGGGCGGTGCCGGCGGGTCCACCAGGTCGAGCGCCGCCTGGCGCAGCACGGGCGCCAACTCGTCGAAGAGGTCGGCGAGTACGGGGTTGTGCGCGGCCCGCACCACCGCCGCGTGCAGTGCGAAGTCGGCTCCGTGGGCCGCCGCGTGCCCGGCCGCCAGCGTGGCGTCGAGTGCGTCGAGGTCCTCGGGGGTGCGGCGCTCGGCGGCGAGGGCCGCGGCCTGGACCTCGATGAGCAGGCGGACCTCGTGGACGTCGGCAACTGCCGCCTTGCGCAGGCGGGTCGGCCAGTCCGCGACCGGCTCGGTGGCCATGACGAAGACGCCCGCACCCTGCCTGGGCTGCACAAGGCCCTCGCTGGTGAGGGCGCGCAGGGACTCGCGGACGGTGGAGCGGCCCACGCCGAGTTCCTTGGCCAGGTCGGTCTCACCGGGCAGCCGGTTGCCGACGGGCCACTCCCCTGCGGCGATCCGGTCGCGCAGCCGGTCTGCGGTCTGCTCGACCAGGGGGCGGGCATGCGACATCGGGCTGGGCCTTTCCTCGGGCTGCCCATCGTAGGGCGAAAAGGGGCAAATCCCCCTTAAGGCTCAAGGCTTGAGAGGGAAGCCCCCAGGACCCGAAGACGCCGGGCCCGGCTCGTGACGGTGCGCGTGCCGGGCCCTGGCCTGGGGTCAGGACTTGCTGACGTGGGCCCAGAACTCGTCGAAGGACAGCAGGCCGTCGCCGTTCTGGTCCTTGTCGGATATGACCGCGGCCGCCACCGACCCGGTGACGTGGTAGTCGCCCATCCTCGCCATGGCCTGCGCGAACTCGTCCGCGGTGATGAACCCGTCGCCGTTCGCGTCGAACTTCTTGAACGTCTCGCGCGCCTCGTCGATGGTCGCCACAGGAGCCTCCCCTTGATCATTGCTTTGTTGACTGCCGTGTCCTCGGCAATGGTCAGATTAACGGCCGTGGTCCGCGCTCAGTGCAGCGGGCAGCTGCGGCCGGGGCCGGCAGCAAGGGCTGGAAGCAAGGAAAGGTGCGACTATGCAGATGACGTTGAGCGAGACGCTGGAGGCGGCGGCCCGGGGGAAGTTCCCGCCCATGGACGGCACCACCACCGTCGTACCGCAGCCCGGCCCGCGCGATGCGGGAGTGCTCGCGTGTACCGCGCACTCCGTGGTCTTCACGGACGAGGATCCGGATTGGGTACGCGCCACCTTGGCGTCCCTCGACTGCGACGCGCTGTCCGCGACGATGAACCCGCGCTTCCTCGCGGCCCTCCTGGACCGCACCGGCCGCACGATCGACACCATCGACCTGCTGACCGTGGCCGACCGGCTGCCCGGTGCTCCCCCGCTGGACCTGCGGGAGATCGAGGACCCGGAGCACCCGCGGGTCGTGCGGGCCAGGCGCCGCCGCGACGGGGTCCGCGTCTGGTCGGCCGACGGCGGGGTGCTCGTGCTCGGCCGCGGCGTGGCCGGGCGCTGGGAGGCGGCCATCGAGGTGGACGAGGCGGTCCGGCACCAGGGGCTCGGCCGGGCCCTCGCGGTGGCGGCGCGGCATCTCGTGCCGGACGGCGATCTGGTGTGGGCGCAGCAGTCGCCGGGGAACGCGCGCAGCGTGCGGGCCTTCCAGGTGGCGGGGTACCGGCCGATCGGCTCGGAGGCGCTGCTACTTCCGTAAAGCGGAATCAGGGATTCAGTTCCGGACAGAGGCAGACCTGATCGCGCCATTTCCCCCGTCACCCCTACGGCACACCGCCCCCCTCAGGACTAACGTTCTCCTTGTCTGAAACGGGAGTACCCCAGGTGGACGGCGCCCGGGGAACTCCCGTCATTTGCATCGGGATCCCGCGCTTCAGGGACCCTCACGTCAGGAACCGCTCCGGCAGCTCGCCCGCCTGCTCGCGCAGCATCCGGTGGCGCCCCTCGAAGGCGGCGCGCGCCTCGGGCAGCACGATCTTGCGGTGCCAGTCCTTGTCGAGCTTGCGCAGGTTCTCCGCCATCAGCTGGTCATGGGGGCGATCCGGGTTCTCCCACCAGTAGAGGTGGAAGAAGGGCCCGACCAGATGGGCGCAGCCGTCCGCGGACGAGGCGATGCGCACCTCCACCGGGGCGCGGGAGAGATCGAGCTCCGGGGCGCGGTCGAGCATCCGGGCGTACGCCACCACGTCGGCCACGAATGGCTCGTCGAGCCCCGCCTCCCGCAACCGCAGCGCGCCTTCGCTGAGGGTGACCTGGTGACTCGGGCTGTTGTGCAGGGCCTTGCCGTAGTCGTGCAGCCACACGAGCGCCGAGACCTTGGCGCGGTCGGCCCCCGGGTAGTGGTCGAGGAGTTCGGCGGCGAGGCGTTCCACGAGCTCCAGGTGGTACGGGACGTACCAGCGGTGGTGCCGGAACGTCGGGGCCGTATAGGCCCGGCGCATCACCTCCCGGAACGCGGAGACCGCGACCAGCTGCCGCACCTCACCCAGCCGGGCGCGCACCTCGTCGGGGGTGTAGCAGGGCGGCATCACACGGGTGCCGACCGGCTTGGCGGCACCTGCCGGGGTGTACACATCGGTGTCCTGGGTGACCGGGGCCAGCTCCAGGGCCAGCGTCACCGTGGGGTCGATCCGGCCGGGCGCGGGACCGGCGACGTGCACGGTCTCGGGCGGCAGCGCGTAGGTCTGACCCGCCAAGTGGTCGATCACAGAGGCGAGTTGGAGGGTGGCGGAACCCAGCTCGTCGAAGGTGCAGCCGGGCGGCGGGGTGTGCGGGCGGTGCCGGTAGTGGCGGTGGACCGTACCGGTGGCGCCCGCCTCGAAGGTGGTGCTGCGCAGGGCGCCGGCGAGGACGCGGGAGGTCAGCGCCCAGCGGTGGTTGTGCGGGTCGGCCTGGAGCGGGGCCCGCCGCCACAGGTGCAGACGCAGGCGCTCGGCACGGCCGGGCACGGGCGGGAAGCTGACCTTCTCGAAGCCGTTGGCGTGGGTGTACGACTCCTCGCACGTGGTGGTCAGTTCGGCGGGGGTGGCGTGGTCGAGGGCCGCGTCGAGGAGGGCCCCGACGTCGAAATCCGCGAGCCGCTTCGCGTACTCCTCCGTGCTGACCGCGCGCTCCCCGAGGAGCGATTCCAGCAGGCCTCCGATCCCGGCATCCGTCATCGAGCCTCACGCTCCCAGCCGGTCGAAGTCGAAGTCGGCGCAGTCTGCCCACAGGGTCTCGGCCTGATGCTCGTAGCACTCGTACCAAGGGCCGTCGCGGCGAGTCAGCCGGAAGTGGGGTCGGCTCTCGCCGTGCAGACGGTAGCCGTAGAGCTGGACGAACAGGGTGCCCGAATGGCGCTTTCCCTCAGTGAAGTTGAGACCGAAGGTGAGGGCCGTGTGCGTGGTGCGCACCTGGAGGTCGCCACCGACGTCCTGCTTCAGCCGGCGGAGGGTCCGCAGGGAGGCCGTGATACCGGCCTGGATCGTCTCGTCGTCCGGATTGCTGCGCTGGTGCCGCGCGTGCAGGGCCGCGCTCCCGGCCTCGGGGTCGGTGAGCAGGATCCGCAGCCGGGCACCCTCCCGAAGCCGCCGCTCGAAGGCCCCGTAGGACTGCTCGATGGTACGTGCCAGGTCGACACCGATGAGCAGAGTGTCGGCCGAGGCCTCGCGTACGTCGTTGATGTCGGGCGGAAAGTGCTCGGTGAACCGGTCGAGCGTGGCATGCGCCGCCGCCGACCGCTCCACCGCGGCCCGCGTGGCCAGCACATTGAAGGCCAGGATCGCGAGCAGGCCGAGGACGATGCTGGGGGTCTTGTCGACCGGTACGACGTCCACCAGGGACAGCACACAGACCACGATCCCGGCCACGATCGTGACGTACACATCGAGGTTCTTGCGCTGTGCGAAGTCGCTGCGGATCTGCGCGAAGACCGCCATTCCTACCCCTTGGCCGCTGCCCGGTGACCATCGTCTCCCAGGCAGCGGCCAACTGGCAGTCTCCTAGCGGAAGATGCCCGTGTGGCCGAGCGAGTAACGCCCCGGCTGCGGATAGACCGCGAGCCCGTGCGGGCCGCCGCCCACCGGGATGCGGGCCAGCTGGACACCGGACCTGGTGTCGATGGCATACACCTCGGAGTCGTAACGCCCGGACAGCCAGAGGACCTTGCCGTCCGCCGAGACGCCGCCCATGTCGGGGCTGCCGCCGTCCGGGAGCCACCACTTCTTGGTCAGCTTGTTCTTGGCGAAGTCGAAGACGGAGATGGAGCCCTCGCCCCGGTTGGGGACGTACATCTCCTTGGAGTCACGGCTGATGTAGAGGCCGTGGCAGCCCTTGCCGGTGGGCAGCAGCCTCGGGGTGGTGAACTTGTCGCCGTCCAGGACCCACATGCCGTGCGCCATCATGTCGGCGATGTAGAAGGTCTTGCCGTCGGGCGAGATCTTCACGTCCTGCGGCATCGCGCCCTCGAAGGGCAGCTTGAGCTGGCCGACGACCTTCATGTTCGCCGTGTCGACCTTGAGGAGCTCGGCGGAGAACTCGCAGGACACGATGAAGTAGCGGCCGTCGAGCGAGAAGTCGGCGTGGTTGACGCCGTAGCAGCTGACCGGCTCGGTTTTGACCCGCTTCATGGTGTGCGGGTCGCGGAAGACCAGCTCGCGGTCGAGCGAGGCCATCACGATGGCGTGCTTGCCGTTGGGCGTGAAGTAGAGGTTGTACGGGTCGTGCACCTCGACGTCCGGGCCGCCGCGCTTGGCTGTCTTCGGGTCGATGGGGGTGAGCGTGTGGCCGCGGTTGTTGTTGACCCAGAGGGTCTTCATGTCCCAGGAGGGCACGACGTGTTGGGGCTGGACCCCGACGTCGATGGTGTCGACGACCTCGTACGTCTTGGGGTCGATGACGGTGACCGTGTTGGAGTTGGTGTTGGGGACGTACACGCGCTGCGGGAAGTCCTTGACCACGGGTGACAGCTTGTTCGGCCGGTCCGCCGCGTAGACGTCCTTGGCATCGAGGACCGGTGGCATTCCGGGCAGCCCGTAGATGCCCTTCGGCTGGGCCGGCTTGACCGGGGCCTTCTTGCCGAAGGCCGCGTCCGTGGTCTGGTCGGCCGGGGTCGCACAGCCGGCCAGGGAGGCTCCCGCGACGAGGACGGCGCCGCACAGCAGCGCGCTGGTTCGCTTGGTGAGGTGCAGCATCAGGTCAACAGCTCCGTGGTCGTCACCGCGCGCAGGCCGCGGCGGTCGAGTTCTTCCAGGACGGCGGGCAGCGCGGCGACCGTGTCCGCGTACCCGAAGTGCAGGCTCACCACCGAGCCGTTTCTGATCTGCCCGGTCACATTGCTGACGACGGTCGGGGCGCCCGGCGAGGTGAAGTCGAGTGAGTCGGTGTCGTACGAGAGGACGTGCGGGTAGCCCGCACGGCGCGCCAGTTCCGCCACGAGCGGGCTCGCCCCCTGGGCGCGGGAGGGCCTGAACCAGGTGCCGATGGACCCGGTGAGGCGGCGCAGCCGGTCCGCGCAGCCGGTGATTTCGGCGTAGGCCTCCTTGCCGGGAAGGGAGTTGATGTCGATGTGGCGCTGTGTGTGGTTGCCCAGCTCGTGTCCGCCGTCGAGGATGCGGCGGGCCATCGCGGGGTGCTCGTCCAGCCAGCGCCCGACGGCGAGCACGGTGACGCGGGCGCCCGCCTGCTCGGCCTGGCCGAGCAGGGCGCGGGCGGTGGCGGGGTCGCCCTGGCCGTGGAAGGTGAGGGCGACGCGCTGCGCGGTGCGGGGGCCGTGCTCGATCTGGGCGGGCAGGCCCGGGAACCTGCGGGGGGCCGGGGCCGGGCCGTGGGGTGCGGGCCGTTGCGCCTTGGCCGGGGTGGGCGCGGCGGGGCGCGGGCCGGGTTCGGCCCGGGAGCAGGCGGCAGTCAGGGCTCCGGTGAGCGCGAGCAGCGCACCACGACGATCGATTGGCGTCACATCGTCATTT
Proteins encoded in this window:
- the kdpB gene encoding potassium-transporting ATPase subunit KdpB — translated: MSTHTHTGEHDGGSRVGAGVFDPKALVDSLPDAVRKLDPRVMVKSPVMFVVLVGSVLTTVLAVKNPGDWFGWVIAAWLWLTTVFANLAEAVAEGRGKAQADTLRKAKTDTVARRLSKDGTSEEQVPGTDLGIGDLVVCEAGDIIPGDGDVVEGVASVDESAITGESAPVIRESGGDRSAVTGGTKVLSDRIVIKITTKPGETFIDRMINLVEGAARQKTPNEIALNILLASLTIVFLLAVVTLKPFAMYAGADKQTSLIVLTALLVCLIPTTIGALLSAIGIAGMDRLVQRNVLAMSGRAVEAAGDVSTLLLDKTGTITLGNRQAAEFVPVRGTTEAEVADAAQLSSLADETPEGRSIVVLAKEKYGLRERHQGELTHATWIEFTAQTRMSGVDVDGRKVRKGATGSVMAWVTEQGGAVADDAATVSDSISEAGGTPLLVAVHDGEGARILGVIHLKDVVKDGMRERFDELRRMGIKTVMITGDNPLTAKAIAEEAGVDDFLAEATPEDKMALIKREQAGGKLVAMTGDGTNDAPALAQADVGVAMNTGTSAAKEAGNMVDLDSNPTKLIEIVEIGKQLLITRGALTTFSIANDVAKYFAIIPAMFAVAYPSLGRLDIMHLHSTQTAILSAVVFNALIIIALVPLALKGVQYRPMSADKMLRRNLGIYGLGGLISPFIGIKLIDMLISLIPGIG
- the kdpA gene encoding potassium-transporting ATPase subunit KdpA — its product is MSPVLADVLLVATLIAALALAHRPLGDYMARVYEPESKRHLRLEKWIYKSIGARPDVEMHWPAYLRAVLAFSLVGVLFLYVLQRVQDKLPLSLGFPAISADQAFNTAASFVSNTNWQSYSGESAMSHLTQTGGLAVQNFVSAAVGMAVAVALIRGFARARTGELGNFWADLVRGTVRILLPLSILAAILLVAAGAIQNFSGIQHLTTLTGEQQAISPGAVASQEAIKDLGTNGGGYFNANSAHPFENPNGFTNLLEIFLLLLIPFSLPRTFGRMVGSVRQGYAIVAAMGLIWFVGVVLVTWIEYAHPGTASQLAGGAMEGKEQRFGEGPSALFGVSTTMTSTGSVNSFLDSFSGLSGGVLLLGMMLGEIAPGGVGCGLYGMLIMAIIAVFLAGLMVGRTPEYLGKKLGTREIKLAACYILITPALALVGTALAMALGTGESSMTNIGPHGFSEVLYAYTSASNNNGSAFAGFDGNTTYHNTALGLCMLLGRFLPMVFVLALAGSLAEQTPIPATAGTLRTEKPLFTGLLVGTILIVTGLTFFPALALGPLAEGLAA
- the kdpF gene encoding K(+)-transporting ATPase subunit F, yielding MSAENIIGLIVAVALLGYLVLALVKPERF
- a CDS encoding TNT domain-containing protein; the encoded protein is MNRIRRSLSALGITAALVAVPTTASAATPDDRPTTARPAPCTGEFHGDKRLGPRHLPAKSEAPVGPLLKKWKRTGKLNDAAFVTKYWEGPADTGSWKYPPNDGFAEVNGEIDKEPAKLRTGQRLDRFGSEYGAFLAPAGDPYKERALPPTNLNSPSPAEPCNYHVYKVTKPFWVWQGGIAPWFEQPGGGQQIKLDSVFLDPGEGQRLNVKWLLEHGYLAAAQP
- a CDS encoding glycoside hydrolase family 25 protein codes for the protein MLRGIDVSSYQSSFGTDGVDFVIVKATEGRSYINPRMNAQAKKARDAGCVVGFYHFLWPGNIAAQAEYFVTKAAEHGGDLLACDWETTGEGTHASNAQKDQFIKEVKRLRPNHRVLLYTNRNYWLNVDTTSYAGDGLWIADYVTAGKPRIKADWRFHQYTDQPLDKNVADFASRDALREWATP
- a CDS encoding FadR/GntR family transcriptional regulator codes for the protein MSHARPLVEQTADRLRDRIAAGEWPVGNRLPGETDLAKELGVGRSTVRESLRALTSEGLVQPRQGAGVFVMATEPVADWPTRLRKAAVADVHEVRLLIEVQAAALAAERRTPEDLDALDATLAAGHAAAHGADFALHAAVVRAAHNPVLADLFDELAPVLRQAALDLVDPPAPPTDDPGPAHAALVQAIRDGDATRAGKEVRAELERTLARLRGTGGATEGHLRG
- a CDS encoding EF-hand domain-containing protein — protein: MATIDEARETFKKFDANGDGFITADEFAQAMARMGDYHVTGSVAAAVISDKDQNGDGLLSFDEFWAHVSKS
- a CDS encoding GNAT family N-acetyltransferase — its product is MQMTLSETLEAAARGKFPPMDGTTTVVPQPGPRDAGVLACTAHSVVFTDEDPDWVRATLASLDCDALSATMNPRFLAALLDRTGRTIDTIDLLTVADRLPGAPPLDLREIEDPEHPRVVRARRRRDGVRVWSADGGVLVLGRGVAGRWEAAIEVDEAVRHQGLGRALAVAARHLVPDGDLVWAQQSPGNARSVRAFQVAGYRPIGSEALLLP
- a CDS encoding YncE family protein, yielding MLHLTKRTSALLCGAVLVAGASLAGCATPADQTTDAAFGKKAPVKPAQPKGIYGLPGMPPVLDAKDVYAADRPNKLSPVVKDFPQRVYVPNTNSNTVTVIDPKTYEVVDTIDVGVQPQHVVPSWDMKTLWVNNNRGHTLTPIDPKTAKRGGPDVEVHDPYNLYFTPNGKHAIVMASLDRELVFRDPHTMKRVKTEPVSCYGVNHADFSLDGRYFIVSCEFSAELLKVDTANMKVVGQLKLPFEGAMPQDVKISPDGKTFYIADMMAHGMWVLDGDKFTTPRLLPTGKGCHGLYISRDSKEMYVPNRGEGSISVFDFAKNKLTKKWWLPDGGSPDMGGVSADGKVLWLSGRYDSEVYAIDTRSGVQLARIPVGGGPHGLAVYPQPGRYSLGHTGIFR
- a CDS encoding polysaccharide deacetylase family protein, with translation MTPIDRRGALLALTGALTAACSRAEPGPRPAAPTPAKAQRPAPHGPAPAPRRFPGLPAQIEHGPRTAQRVALTFHGQGDPATARALLGQAEQAGARVTVLAVGRWLDEHPAMARRILDGGHELGNHTQRHIDINSLPGKEAYAEITGCADRLRRLTGSIGTWFRPSRAQGASPLVAELARRAGYPHVLSYDTDSLDFTSPGAPTVVSNVTGQIRNGSVVSLHFGYADTVAALPAVLEELDRRGLRAVTTTELLT